A part of Primulina eburnea isolate SZY01 chromosome 10, ASM2296580v1, whole genome shotgun sequence genomic DNA contains:
- the LOC140803634 gene encoding large ribosomal subunit protein cL37: MALHFTGPLFYTSSSPSSTSASVAHPFFSLGNNFINKRPKPSVGHTNRAPLVWKSRGALIVKASSDIDGTEPSAPDSPTPKDTNETVPVENLPLESKIKMNLEQKMKMKIAKKIRLKRKRLLRKRHLRKKGRWPHSKLKKNKNV, encoded by the exons ATGGCTCTCCATTTCACCGGTCCACTCTTCTATACTTCGTCTTCTCCATCTTCGACCTCAGCATCAGTTGCTCACCCTT TCTTCAGTTTGGGCAACAACTTCATCAATAAGCGTCCAAAACCGTCTGTTGGACACACGAATCGAGCACCTCTTGTTTGGAAAAGCAGAGGTGCATTGATTGTTAAGGCATCTTCTGATATTGATGGAACTGAACCTAGTGCTCCCGATTCTCCTACTCCAAAGGACACAAATGAAACTGTGCCTGTTGAGAATCTCCCATTGGAATCCAAAATTAAGATGAATCTTGAGCAGAAGATGAAAATGAAAATAGCAAAGAAAATCAGATTAAAGAGAAAGAGGCTTCTGAGGAAGCGCCATTTGAGGAAGAAGGGACGATGGCCGCATTCGAAGTTGAAGAAAAACAAGAACGTGTAA